Proteins encoded within one genomic window of Candidatus Brevundimonas colombiensis:
- a CDS encoding helix-turn-helix transcriptional regulator: MPDSLTTRESECVHLAGQGLEDKEIAARLGISPRTVGNHLHRAYAKLGVSDRKLAARRLSIAYSEASILIPEPVASGPVDPASAERSVDDSAEVLPSWPLPSPPRGIGARLGIMPPEPSSPCCSPSGS; the protein is encoded by the coding sequence ATGCCCGACAGCCTGACGACAAGAGAGAGCGAATGCGTGCACCTTGCCGGCCAGGGGCTGGAGGACAAGGAGATCGCCGCGCGTCTGGGCATATCGCCTCGCACCGTCGGCAATCACCTGCACCGCGCCTACGCCAAACTGGGCGTATCCGACCGCAAACTGGCCGCCCGCCGACTGAGTATCGCCTACTCAGAGGCGTCGATACTCATTCCCGAACCGGTCGCTTCCGGGCCAGTTGATCCGGCGTCGGCTGAACGGTCGGTCGACGACAGCGCCGAAGTCCTGCCGTCCTGGCCTCTGCCTTCCCCGCCTCGCGGGATCGGTGCGCGGTTGGGGATCATGCCGCCGGAGCCGTCGTCGCCCTGCTGCTCGCCCTCGGGATCGTGA